In one Fusarium keratoplasticum isolate Fu6.1 chromosome 5, whole genome shotgun sequence genomic region, the following are encoded:
- a CDS encoding Isoleucine--tRNA ligase translates to MSIDFPKEEEAIIQRWRDINAFLRQVELSEGRPRYTFYDGPPFATGLPHYGHLLASTIKDVIPRYWSMKGFHVERRFGWDTHGLPIEHEIDKKLGISGKAAVMELGIAKYNEECRSIVMRYATEWRHTIERLGRWIDFDNDYKTMDPRFMESEWWVFKQLFDKGQVYQGYRVMPYSTVLTTALSNFEANQNYQDVTDPAVVVSFPLVDNPEVSLLAWTTTPWTLPSHLGLAANPDFEYIKILDEKSGKTYILLEKLLGTLYKDPKKAKFKILERIRGKEMEGWKYLPPFDYYYEDFKDIAFKVLNAAYVTDDSGVGIVHQAPAFGEDDYNVALAAGIITEKRPPPDPVNDTGHFTDRITHFKGMHVKEADKHIIKHLKNAGRIANESQIRHSYPMCPRSDTPLIYKAVPSWFIRIPSIIPDMLKNIEGSHWTPSFVKEKRFASWIANARDWNVSRNRYWGTPIPLWVSDDLEERVCIGSVEELRELSGYEGDLTDLHRDKVDHITIPSKMGKGQLKRVEEVFDCWFESGSMPYASQHYPFENVDKFKESFPGDFIAEGLDQTRGWFYTLLVLGTHLFGCSPFQNCVVNGIVLAEDGKKMSKRLKNYPDPSIVMSKYGSDALRLYLINSPVVRAEPLRFKESGVKEVVQKVLLPLWNSYKFFEGQVALLKKVENVDYAWDPSMESSNTNVMDRWILASCQSLLQFVNQEMKGYRLYTVVPRLLGLIDNTTNWYIRFNRKRLKGENGLNDTLHALNSLFEVLFTLCRGLAPFTPFLTETIYLKLLPHIPENLRGEDSRSVHFLPFPDVRQELFDEEVERRVGRMQRVIELARVSRERRTIGLKQPLKTLVVIHPDPQYLEDVKSLEGYITEELNVRDLVLSNDEAKYNVQYSVTADWPVLGKKLKKDMARVKKGLPSLTSEQVQGYVRDGHVFVEGIRLEAGDLVVRRGVKEDEASKNFETNTDSEVLTILDTEIHPELAQEGLGREIINRVQRLRKKAGLVPTDDIRMEYRVLSDPEAVGLSDAFQSQTAAFERALRRPLDEVAAEAGAEGLIAEEEQEVQQATFLLRLLKL, encoded by the exons TTTCGGCTGGGATACCCACGGTCTCCCAATTGAGCACGAGATTGACAAGAAGCTGGGAATCTCTGGTAAGGCTGCCGTCATGGAGCTCGGTATTGCCAAGTACAACGAGGAGTGCCGCTCCATCGTCATGCGATATGCTACCGAATGGCGACACACCATTGAGCGCCTGGGCCGATGGATCGACTTCGACAATGACTACAAG ACCATGGACCCTCGCTTCATGGAATCCGAGTGGTGGGTGTTCAAGCAGCTGTTCGACAAGGGCCAGGTCTACCAGGGCTACCGAGTCATGCCCTACTCTACGGTTCTCACCACCGCTCTGAGCAACTTCGAAGCCAACCAGAACTATCAAGATGTTACCGATCCTGCCGTTGTTGTCTCATTCCCCCTCGTTGACAACCCCGAGGTCAGCCTGCTCGCATGGACAACCACCCCTTGGACCCTTCCCTCGCATCTGGGTCTGGCAGCCAACCCCGATTTCGAGTacatcaagatcctcgacgagaagagcgGCAAGACCTACATTctgcttgagaagctccttggaACCCTCTATAAGGAtcccaagaaggccaagttcaagatccTCGAAAGAATTCGCGGAAAGGAAATGGAGGGCTGGAAGTACCTTCCTCCCTTCGACTACTACTACGAGGACTTCAAGGACATTGCCTTCAAGGTCCTGAACGCTGCCTATGTCACTGACGACAGCGGTGTGGGTATTGTCCACCAGGCTCCCGCCTTTGGTGAGGACGATTACAACGTTGCCCTGGCTGCAGGTATCATTACTGAGAAGCGCCCACCCCCCGACCCCGTCAACGACACTGGTCACTTCACCGACCGCATCACCCACTTCAAGGGCATGCATGTCAAGGAAGCCGACaagcacatcatcaagcaCCTGAAGAACGCTGGCCGCATTGCCAACGAGTCCCAGATTAGGCACTCGTACCCTATGTGCCCTCGTTCCGATACGCCTCTGATCTACAAGGCTGTTCCCTCGTGGTTCATCCGTATCCCCAGCATCATCCCCGACATGCTCAAGAACATCGAAGGCTCCCACTGGACTCCCTCAttcgtcaaggagaagcgtTTTGCTAGCTGGATCGCCAATGCTCGCGACTGGAACGTCAGCAGAAACCGCTACTGGGGTACCCCTATCCCTCTCTGGGTCAGTGACGATCTGGAGGAGAGAGTGTGCATTGGCAGTGTCGAGGAGCTGCGTGAGCTGAGTGGATATGAGGGCGACCTTACCGATCTGCACCGTGACAAGGTCGACCATATCACTATTCCCAGCAAGATGGGCAAGGGCCAGCTGAAGCGTGTTGAGGAGGTTTTCGACTGCTGGTTCGAATCTGGAAGCATGCCTTATGCCAGCCAGCACTACCCCTTCGAGAATGTTGACAAGTTTAAGGAGTCCTTCCCTGGAGACTTCATTGCCGAAGGTCTCGACCAAACCCGTGGATGGTTCTATACTCTCCTCGTTCTCGGAACCCACTTGTTTGGTTGCTCGCCCTTCCAGAACTGTGTCGTCAACGGTATTGTGCTTGCTGAGGACGGCAAGAAGATGTCGAAGCGACTCAAGAACTACCCCGATCCTTCTATCGTCATGTCCAAGTACGGCTCAGACGCCCTCCGTCTTTACCTCATCAACTCTCCCGTCGTCCGAGCCGAGCCCCTTAGATTCAAGGAGTCCGGTGTCAAGGAGGTCGTCCAAAAGGTTCTCCTGCCGCTGTGGAACAGTTACAAGTTCTTCGAGGGTCAGGTGGCTCTCCTGAAGAAGGTGGAGAATGTCGATTACGCTTGGGATCCCAGCATGGAGTCGAGCAACACCAATGTCATGGATCGATGGATCTTGGCCAGTTGCCAGAGCCTGCTGCAGTTTGTTAACCAGGAGATGAAGG GCTACCGACTCTACACTGTCGTCCCGCGACTCCTGGGTCTCATCGACAACACTACAAACTGGTACATTCGATTCAACCGAAAGCGACTCAAGGGCGAGAACGGCTTGAACGACACTCTGCATGCCCTGAACTCCCTCTTCGAGGTGTTGTTCACCCTGTGCCGTGGACTGGCACCCTTCACACCCTTCCTTACCGAAACCATTtatctcaagctcctccctCACATCCCCGAGAACCTCCGTGGCGAGGACTCTCGAAGTGTGCACTTCCTGCCATTCCCTGATGTTCGACAAGAGCTGtttgacgaggaggttgagcgACGGGTTGGACGCATGCAGCGTGTCATTGAACTTGCTCGTGTGTCTCGTGAGCGCCGCACCATCGGACTCAAGCAGCCTCTCAAgaccttggtggtgatcCACCCTGACCCCCAGTACCTTGAGGATGTCAAGTCCCTGGAGGGATACATCACTGAGGAGCTGAACGTCCGCGACCTGGTTCTCTccaacgacgaggccaagtACAACGTCCAGTACAGCGTCACTGCCGACTGGCCTGTCCTCGgaaagaagctcaagaaggacatGGCTCGTGTCAAGAAGGGTCTCCCCTCCCTCACCAGCGAGCAAGTGCAAGGCTATGTGCGAGATGGACACGTCTTTGTCGAGGGTATTCGCCTAGAGGCGGGTGACCTGGTTGTGCGCAGAGGTGtcaaggaggatgaggcctCTAAGAACTTCGAGACCAATACCGACAGCGAGGTGCTCACTATCCTGGATACGGAGATTCACCCCGAGTTGGCCCAGGAGGGTCTTGGCCGTGAAATCATCAACCGTGTGCAACGGCTCCGAAAGAAGGCCGGTCTCGTCCCGACCGACGACATTAGAATGGAGTACCGAGTGCTTTCCGACCCCGAAGCTGTGGGTCTTTCAGATGCTTTCCAGTCGCAGACAGCTGCTTTTGAGAGGGCATTGCGTCGGCCTCTTGACGAGGTGGCAGCCGAGGCGGGGGCTGAAGGTCTCATTGCAGAGGAGGAACAAGAAGTACAACAGGCAACATTCCTGCTTCGACTACTTAAATTGTAG